CTGACTCTCAAGCTCCAGCCAAAAGCGGGGTCCCGGGGGTACCTGATAAAACTCCCTGGACTGTCGGTGGAATTCAGGGCTGTCGTGTTGGCCCACGATCACCAGGATGTGGCAGGCTGGATCCTTGGGTGGCATCGGGGCTGTCTCCAGGCGCCACTGTGGGCTGTTCCTCTGAGCGTCCTCCCTGGTGCAGGGCGAGGGTGGGTCAGGACAGAGGCAAGTCGTGGCTGCCCCCCGGCCCTCCTCGCAGGTGGCAGGCTGGTGCCGGGATGAGCGGGTGGCGACTCACAGGGTGGTGAGGAGACAGGCATTCTCCGAGGTGTGCATCAGGGGCTCCAGGTCATAGATGCCACTCACCAGGAAGAAGCCTGCAGACGTAAAGAACAAGTCACAGGGccaggctgcaggtggggccaacACCCTGACCAGACCAGGCCTCAGGCAGGCACCAGGTGGGGCGCGATGGGAACAGCCCTGCCTCCAGGGCCAGGAGGGCAAGAGAGGCTGGAGGCCAGAGAAGCAGCAAAGCAGGTGGTGTTCCCAGGCTCAAAGCCCCGTGTTGAGCCGCCCAAGCAGCTGGCCCCGACCCTCTGACCCGTCAGGGGAGAGTGAAGGCTCGCCAGCCAGGCTCGGTCCCCAGGGAAACCTTTGAGGTTGGGCGTGACTCCACGCTTGGTCCAGTCGGCCAGGAGCATCATGGCGGCGAGGTGGGCCCCGGCTGAATGTCCACACAGGTAAATCCCCCTCGGGTGAGTCAGAGCAGAGAGGTGGGTTTGCATTCAGTGTAGCCAAAGCCACAGGTCAGCATCAAGGAGTCCCAGTGTGCCTTCGGCTCCAGAGCCAGAGGGGGTGGCCGGGCTCATCCAAGGAGCTGAATCCACGGTCCTCCCACCCGGTCTGACAAGAGGAAGATGTGCAGTGATACCCACTGGTTGCCTGGATACCGCGTCTGGACAAATGTGATGCTCTGGGTCACCTGGTCCACCATCCGGTCCAGGGCACCTGCGCAGAGACCAGGCGCTGGGTCAGGCTCAGTTGGGGGCTCTCTCCCCTCCAAAGCTCACCGGCCCTCGCACCCAAGACCACCGGCGTCACCTTTGGGGGCGAGGTCATAAGCCACTATCACCACGGCCACTCCCTCTTCTGTCAGTGGGCTCACCATGAAGGCTGACGTGTCTTTACTGCAGAAGGAGACAGAGACATGCCAGGTAGAGGCCCCTTGGCCACCAGGCTGCTTCTGTGGCCCATCCACTGAGAGCACCAGCCCTCTCTGACCACGTGCGGTGAGGAGAGAAGGGAGTTCTGTCCTCACCGTGTCACATGATGGCTATGTAGCCCTAGAAACTACATTTAACCTCTGAGcctggtttcctcctctgcaaaatagGGACAAGTGCGTTCTTCCTCCTAGGGTGCTCGTTCTCCTAGGGTGCTCGTTCTCCTAGGGTGCTCTTCCTCCTAGGGTGCTCGTTCTCCTAGGGTGCTCGTTCTCCTAGGGTGCTCTTCCTCCTAGGGTGCTCGTTCTCCTAGGGTGCTCGTTCTCCTAGGGTGCTCGTTCTCCTAGGGTGCTCTTCCTCCTAGGGTGCTCTTCCTCCTAGGGTGCTCTTCCTCCTAGGGTGCTCGTTCTCCTAGGGTGCTCTTCCTCCTAGGGTGCTCGTTCTCCTAGGGTGCTCCCTCCTAGGGTGCTCTTTCTGAGAACTGAAGGAGATGAGACACGCAGAGAGCTTCATGTGGCAAAGCAGAAGGATGCGATAAATGTAGGCAGCATTGCGATGAATGTGCTCGAAGGTCCGTAACAGGCCACGCCTTGGTAAGATCCTGGGGACAAGTGTCCCTGGGGATCCCAAACGCCCCTCTGCTTACCTCAGGGTGACCCGCTGTCCCAGCTGGCCTGGGACTCTCTCATTCTTGCCACGGAAAGCCCAGGTCCTGGGAAACCACTCAGTTGTGAGCCAGCTGGGACGGCTAGCCGCTGCAGGTGTCCATTTGATTAGGAGGAAGACGGAACACGCTTTTCCCCGGGTATAGTGGGTCCAAGAGTGTCCTCCCACCAAAGACACGTCCGAGTCCTAAGCCTCGGTCCCCATGCgtgtgaccttatttgggaaaGAGTCTAGGCAGATGTGATTGAGAACCTTGATGTGGGGTCATCCTGGCTGCAGGATGGGCCCGAAACCCGAGGATGACGGCgtaagaggaggaagagggaggcttgagacccagacacacacagaccaTGTGAAGCCGAAAGCTGAGGTTGAGGGGAGGCAGCCGCCAGCTGCCAGAGACCTGGAGCCCCCAGAGGCCAGAAGAGGCGAGAATGGGTCCTCGCCCAGGGCCTTGGGAGGGAGTGCGGCCCTGCCCGCATGCTGGTTCAGGCTCCGGCCCCCAGTCGTGGTGACCGATGCGGTGGCCGCGGGCAAGGAACAGGCCAGGCAGAGatggccccctccccgccccactcACCTTCCACTCTGCCAGTAACCTCCGTGAAAAAACACGAGGAAAGGCAAGGCTGCGGGACAAAACGGGGGGCGTGTGGGCCGAGGCCGGGCACCCAGCGGGAACCCCAGGGGACCAGCAGCCCCCGCTCACCTTCAGACGCCTCCTTGGGAAAGTAGATGTCCAGCTTCTCCCCTTCACCGTCTCCGTAGGGGACATCGAGCAGGCTCCTCCTGGAGGCCCGGGCCCTCTGGGTGGCTGTCTCCAGAAACGGACACGTCACTGCCAGCATGACCTCAGGCAGCAGCAATCTCTATTTCAGGCAGAAGGCCTTTGGCTAAAAACCCCTTTGGGTCGACCAGTTAGCTCTGGCGGTTGGCACCTCCCAGGCCCTCAAGGACTTGGGGCTGGAGAACCCAGGGGTGCGAGGTTACAAAGCCACCAGTGGGGGCCAGTACACCTGTAGCTGTCTCTGGTGAGCTTGTAGAACAATAGGTTCCGTTTCGaccagtgttttttcttttctttttcagattttcagcTGCAcgtggggcacatggaagttcccagatcagggatcaaatcccagccagagctgcaacccaGGCCACCACtgaagcaatgcgggatccttaacccacggcaagAACAGCAGGagcctgtgccccagcaggagcTCCCTCTGCCCGACTCTTACACGCGTACCACGTGCATTACCCTCTGGCAAGAATGCACCTGCCCAAGGATGTGGGGAAGTATCTCCTAGGGAACCAAGATAGAAGCTCACGTGAAATACGGATAAGACGACAATGTGAATGCATACGGGATGCCGCGGCGGCTGAGGTCAGAGTGCGGTGAGATGGGCTAGGACTCGGATAGGGACAAAGGAGGAAGGTGCCGGAAGGGAGATAAATGCCCAAGGCAAAGGGGGAGGCTCCGTGTGTTCATGCTGCAAGAAAAAATGCCTCCCAAGTGTCCCCACTTATTTTGGGGGGTTAGCAACCTAATCCTGGGAGATATCTGATAATTTCAGGGGTAGTGTTACAGgaatcctactttttttttttttttttattttttaggaccacacctgcagcatatggagctacagctgccggcctacacctcagccccagcaacgccagatctgagccacgtcttcgacctacgccacagctcctggcaacaccggatctttaacccactgagcaaggccagggatcaaacctgaaacctcatggttcctagtcggattcattaatcactgagccacgacaggaactccaatttcaggGGTAGTGTTACAGGAATCctac
The Phacochoerus africanus isolate WHEZ1 chromosome 14, ROS_Pafr_v1, whole genome shotgun sequence DNA segment above includes these coding regions:
- the AFMID gene encoding kynurenine formamidase isoform X2 encodes the protein MAGRVPTRLDSGMDVAGEGCKREAPWKKMSKEELEHQYSPSRWVVRRGPEEALKTYFQMGNHATQRARASRRSLLDVPYGDGEGEKLDIYFPKEASEALPFLVFFHGGYWQSGSKDTSAFMVSPLTEEGVAVVIVAYDLAPKGALDRMVDQVTQSITFVQTRYPGNQGIYLCGHSAGAHLAAMMLLADWTKRGVTPNLKGFPGDRAWLASLHSPLTGFFLVSGIYDLEPLMHTSENACLLTTLEDAQRNSPQWRLETAPMPPKDPACHILVIVGQHDSPEFHRQSREFYQTLRRGGWRASLDELQGVDHFEILWNLTRKDFALTQV
- the AFMID gene encoding kynurenine formamidase isoform X3 gives rise to the protein MAGRVPTRLDSGMDVAGEGCKREAPWKKMSKEELEHQYSPSRWVVRRGPEEALKTYFQMGNHATQRARASRRSLLDVPYGDGEGEKLDIYFPKEASEALPFLVFFHGGYWQSGSKDTSAFMVSPLTEEGVAVVIVAYDLAPKGALDRMVDQVTQSITFVQTRYPGNQGIYLCGHSAGAHLAAMMLLADWTKRGVTPNLKGFFLVSGIYDLEPLMHTSENACLLTTLEDAQRNSPQWRLETAPMPPKDPACHILVIVGQHDSPEFHRQSREFYQTLRRGGWRASLDELQGVDHFEILWNLTRKDFALTQIILKTIFQESW
- the AFMID gene encoding kynurenine formamidase isoform X4, producing the protein MLAVTCPFLETATQRARASRRSLLDVPYGDGEGEKLDIYFPKEASEALPFLVFFHGGYWQSGSKDTSAFMVSPLTEEGVAVVIVAYDLAPKGALDRMVDQVTQSITFVQTRYPGNQGIYLCGHSAGAHLAAMMLLADWTKRGVTPNLKGFPGDRAWLASLHSPLTGFFLVSGIYDLEPLMHTSENACLLTTLEDAQRNSPQWRLETAPMPPKDPACHILVIVGQHDSPEFHRQSREFYQTLRRGGWRASLDELQGVDHFEILWNLTRKDFALTQIILKTIFQESW
- the AFMID gene encoding kynurenine formamidase isoform X1 is translated as MAGRVPTRLDSGMDVAGEGCKREAPWKKMSKEELEHQYSPSRWVVRRGPEEALKTYFQMGNHATQRARASRRSLLDVPYGDGEGEKLDIYFPKEASEALPFLVFFHGGYWQSGSKDTSAFMVSPLTEEGVAVVIVAYDLAPKGALDRMVDQVTQSITFVQTRYPGNQGIYLCGHSAGAHLAAMMLLADWTKRGVTPNLKGFPGDRAWLASLHSPLTGFFLVSGIYDLEPLMHTSENACLLTTLEDAQRNSPQWRLETAPMPPKDPACHILVIVGQHDSPEFHRQSREFYQTLRRGGWRASLDELQGVDHFEILWNLTRKDFALTQIILKTIFQESW